In Chloroflexota bacterium, the genomic stretch GACAGAGACCCACTCCTCAGATGGCCCCGTCGGCGCGGAGCCCGCGAAGCTCGGTCTCCGTCAGGCCCAGCTCGCCCCCGTAGATCTCATCATTGTGCTCGCCCAGGATCGGGGCGCGGCGGCGCAAGCGCCACGGCGTCTCCGACAGCGTATACGGCCCGCCCGGGTACCGGAAGGTTCTGCCCAAATGCTCGTTCGGAACGTCCACGAAAAATCCGCGCTCTTGGAGCTGAGGATCCGCGAGGATATCTTCGGCCGTGTAAACGGCCCCGACCTCGAGCCCTTTGCGCTGGGAGAGATCCATCGCCTCCTCGCGCGTATAGCGGACGATGAAGCGCTGGAACACCTCGTCGATGTGCTCGTACACTTCTTTCTGGCGGCGGAAAACCGCATCGCGGTACTTCTCATCCTCCAGGTCCTCGGCCATCCCCTCCGACGCGAGCCACTCCACCAGGTTGGTCCATTGGCCCGGCCGACCGCGGAATCGGAAATCGGCGTAGCCATCGCTGCACGCGAACATCCCGTTCAAGGCGCTGCCATGGAAGTTGCCGACGCGCGGCTGCCGCAGCACGCCCAGCCGGTGGTACTCGGGCATCGACGCCATGAGCGTGAGCGGCATGCAGGCCTGCACCGAAACGTCCACCTGCTGGCCGCGTCCTGTCAGCTCACGGAACTCAAGGGCGAGCAGCGCTCCGGCTGCTCCCTCCGCCGATGCCTGGTGCATGGCCGGTCCCCCGCCCATCATCACCGGGCGCCGGTCCGGCCAGCCGCACATCCACAGCAGGCCACCGGCCGCCTGCCCGATCAACTCGCCGCCCAGATAGTGGCTGTACGGGCCGGTCTGACCGAAGGGCGTGATCGACGTGACGATGATGCCGCTATTGATCGCGTCGAGGTCCTCGTAGCCGAGTCCGAGGGAGGCCAGGTAGCCTGGCGCATAGGTTTCGATCACCACGTCGGCGGTTGGGATCAGGCGCAGAAAGAGGTCCTGGCCCGCCGGCTTGGTGATGTCGAGGGTCAGTCCCCGCTTGTTGGTGTTGAAATGCCAGTAGAAGAGACTTCGTTCAAGGCCGGGTTGGTCCTGGTAGTAGGGCGGGAGCCGGCGGCTCGGATCGCCGGTCGGCGGCTCAATCCTGAGGACATCCGCGCCGAGATCGGCGAGAAGCTTGCCGCAGTACGCCCCCATGGGACCGGCGAGGTCCAGGACTCTCAGTCCATCCAGCGCGCTGGGGCTGGCATCGGGCGCGCCCAAGGGCATCACCTAACGGGTGGATTCGGGCAAGTATAGCCCGCGCACAGCGGGCGTTTGACCCAACGCCTCGCGACCGGTAGACTCGCGGAACATGGAGGCGTGCAGCTTCCCTGCAGGAGGAGTCGATATGGCCGCTACCCAGGCACCGGCGCCGTTCCAAGTGGCGAAGGTGCGCCCGCCGTTGGTCGCTCGAGGCAAGATTTCAAACCAGCTTGCCCGCGCGGGCATGCTCAACATCGGCGTTCAGGTTATCGCGCCGGATGGCGGCGAGACGAACCTGCACGCTCATCCCGGCGTCGATTCAGCCTGGATGGTGCTCGCCGGGAAGGCTGTCTTCTACACAACGGGTGATGCGGTGGTCGCCGAGCTGGATCGCAACGACGTCATCACGATACCGGCCGGGACGCCGTACTGGTTCAAGGCGGGCAGCGACGAGAACCTCGTCATCCTTCACATGACCGTAAGGAACCCGGACATCAAGGGTACGCCGCGCATCGACTACGCTCCACCCATCGAAAAGCCTCGCGAGATCATCCCCGGCGCGTTTTTCGAGGGCTGAACCTTATCCGCGGTACAGGCCGTGCTCATCGATGTACGCGGCCACGGCATCGGGCACGAAGTAGCGAATTGGCCGGCTCGCGGCGACGCGCCGGCGAATCTCCGTTGACGAAATGTCGAGGGCTGGCATCTCGACGAGCGCTATTCGCCCGTCCGCGGAGGGTATCTTTGCGACAAGCTGGTTCACGTCGAAGCGCTCCCACCCAGAGCGAAATACCGCCGCGATCTCCGCCAGCGCAAGGATCCCTGCGGGGTCGTGCCACGCCGGCAGATCGGCCAGCGAGTCCATTCCCACGATGAAGCACAGATCGTCGCCCTCCGCCGCCAGCGCGCGGAGGGTGTCGACGGTATAGGACACCCCGCCGCGGTCTGTCTCGATGGTCGACAGACGAAACCTTGGGTTATCCGCGATCGCCAACCGGGTCATGGCGAGGCGATGCCGCACGTCGGTGACCGGCTCGCCGCGCTTGTGGGGCGGCTCCGCGGCTGGCACGAAGAGCACCTCGTCGAGCCCGCGCGCGTATGCAGCCTCCTGTGCCGCGACCAGGTGCGCGAGGTGAATGGGGTCGAAGGTCCCGCCGATCACGCCGAGACGTCGCTTCACGTCCACTCCAGCTCGAAATCGCCGATGTGCACGGTGTCGCCGGGTTTCACGCCTGCCCGCTCCAGCTCCCGCAGGATGCCCAGGCGATCGAGCTGTCGCTGCAGGTCCGCGATCCCCTCGTCACTCTCCATGTTCGCCATCGCAACCACGCGCTCGGCTCCTCGACCCCGGACGCGGAACGCTGCTCCTTCGCGCTCGACAGTGAAGCTCGTGTCGTCCACCCCAGGTCGATACACGCGCACGGCGGGCTCCTCCTCCTCGGCCCGCGCCCGCGTTACCAGATCGTGTAAGGCTCGCAGGAGCTTGTCGACCCCAAATCCCGTCGCCGCGGAAACGGCATGAATGGCGACGTCCCCCTCGCTCGCCGCACATGCTCTCAGGGCGTTCAGACCGGCGTCCGCTCCGGCGAGGTCCATCTTGTTCGCGGCGATGATCCGCGGCTTGGCCAGCAGTTGACTATCAAACAGTTCGATCTCCGTGCGCACGGCCCGGTAGCTGCCAACAGGGTCCGGAGCCGCGGCGTCGACCACGTGCACGAGAACGCGCGCCCGGCTCACGTGGCGAAGGAATCGGTGTCCCAACCCGACTCCCTCATGGCGCCTGCAATGAGCCCCGGCACGTCCACGAGGACGATCGGTAGGTGGTCGACCTCCGCCACACCCAGGTTGGGGGTCAAGGTCGTGAAGGGATAGGCCCCGATCTCTGGCTTTGCCGCGCTCATGGCCGCCAGCAGACTGGACTTCCCCGCGTTCGGCTCGCCCACGAATCCCACGTCGCCCAGCGTTCGTAGCTCGAGGCTCAGCCACGCCGCCTCGCCCGGCTCGCCCTTTCGCGCCATTCGGGGCGCTCGGTTGGTTGCCGTGGCGAAATGCACGTTTCCCAGCCCGCCCTTTCCGCCGCGCGCGACGATGACTGATTGGCCGTCAGCCACGACATCGGCCAGCACGCCGTTCTCGTCCGAGACCACCGTTCCAAGGGGCACGCGAATCACCGCGTCCGCCCCACGCTTGCCGTGCTTCTTCGCGGGGCCGCCCGCGCCGCCCCGCTCCGCGGCGAACCGCTCGTTGCGGCGGAAGTGTCCGAGGGATGAAAGGGAACGGTCGCCGCGGATGATGACGTCCCCGCCGCGGCCGCCGTCGCCCCCGTCCGGCCCGCCACGCGGAACGAACTTCTCTCGGCGGAAGCTCACGATCCCGTTGCCCCCGTCGCCGCCTTGGACATAGATGCGGGCCTCGTCGACAAATCCCCCTTCAACCTCGCTCATACCGTCAGCTCGCACACGATCCTCGTCCTCTCTTCGCATATGGTACACATGCACATCTCTATTCCAGGATTAAGGATCGAAGTAGCCGTAGTGCTGTGGAAGCTGGGGATTTCCGCGCAGTGACCTGAAATTCATCGTCGGGAGCGGACAGGAGGGCATGCGCGATGGGGAAATCGAGCGATTAAGTCTTGCTGATCGTGTGGAAAGCCCCCACCATCAACAGGCTGCCCACGACTTCCCGACTCCAGCCACCCGATTCGAAGCGGAAAAGCGACCAAGTTTTCGACAATGAGAATGGAGTTTTCCACGAAAACCGAGGGTTTTTCCACATCAGTCGTCGTTTCCGACCTTCGGGGATCGGTCGCCACCATTGACTGAGCCCAAGGAGTCGCCAGCCGGTGGCGCGTACCGGGAACTTGTCGAGCTGCACGCCCAGCAGGTGTATGCATACATCTACTTCCTGCTTTTCGACGAAGCCAGCGCGGACTCGCTGGCAGTGGACAGCTTCCGCCAGCTCTGGCGTGGGTTGCGGAGAGGCGAGATTCTGGGCGACGCGGTGGAGCAGCTGTACCGACAGGCGACGAGGCTCGCGTTGCGGCATAGCCGGAAGGCTGATGGAGGACGGCGAGGGCGGCAGCGGGCCGAACAAGGACGCAACGAAAACGAAGCGTTCCGCATCATCGCGCCGTTTGCTCCAGACCAAAAAGCGGCGGTCCTCCTGGCGGTCTGGGGAAAGCTCGGGGACCGAGTAGCGGGAGTCGCGACCGGTTTGGGACACCGTCGCGTGCGAGATCTCGTCTTCGCAGCCAGGCAGGAATTTCGCGCCGCGCGCCGCATGGACAAGCCACCGTCCGCACTCTGTGAGCGAATGGCGCCGATCCTGTCGGCAAGGCGCGACGGGGACATCAGCGACGACGAGCGAGCCAGCCTGAATGAGCATCTGCCCGGCTGCGCCTCGTGCCGCGAGACGGAGGCGATCTTCGCCGAATTCGACAGCGTGTTGTCCCGCCTTCCGTCGCCCGCCGGTGCCGACGCTGTTCGGGAGCGGGCGCTGGCGGCCACGGTGGAGTCGCCTGAGCGCAGGGGAGTGCTCCGGCGGCTCGCGCGCCTTGCGTCCGCCCCAGCGCTGCTCGTCATCTCGCTGATGGTCCTGGTGGTCATCTTTCGAGACTGCTCGGCGCCCAGCATCAAGACCGGCGCTGGTCGGACGTCCGATGTGGCGTTTGTCCGAAGTCCGGACGGGATTCTGCTGCTCGACACCGGGAGCGGACGCGATCTGGGGCGCGTGGCCGCTGGGGTGGTGGCGCCGGACGGGGAGCGGGTGTTCTCGGTTCGCTCGGGCTGCAGGGGAAACGGCGCGCAAACGACGCTCCTTCGGACCGACGTGAGCACGCTGAAATCGACGGAGGTGGGGTGTATCGACGGGCAGCTCGTCCCCGTTGCCGCCGACGACATCGCTGGCGTGCTGTATCTGGCCGACACCACGGCTGACCCGCGGTCCCTCGTCGCCGTCGACGTCCAGACGTTAAAAGAGCGCGCATCGATGCGGGCTCCAACGGATATAAGTGGCGTTTTCGACCCATCGACCACCATTTTGGCGGGAGACCGCTCGGCCCTCTACACAGTCGGAGCGGTGAACGGGGCGCCGACCGCGACGGGCGCGGTCCTGAAGATCGATCTGACGTCGCTCGAGATCGCAGGGAGGGTCACGTTCCCGTCGAGCGAGCCCGGCTCGATCGACGTCATTCCTTCAGACGAAGGGCGGATCCTGGCCTACGACCGGGTCGGCGGACGGATACGGGAGCTGGACCTGAAGACGGGTCAGGTCGTCCGCGCCATCGATATGCCAGGGAACCAAACAGCCCAGCAGGGGGCTTCGTCCCAACCGTCTCGGCACACGATGGCGCTTTCACCGGATGGATCGACCCTGTACGTCGCACCGCCAACGGCCGGAATCCTCGTTCTGGATGTGGGGATCGGACAGGTCATGCGGCTGATGAACCCGGACCGGCGGTACAGCGCGCTGGCGATGAGCACCGACGGGACGATGCTCTATGGTATCGAGGCCGATGGCGCGTACGTCGTGCTGGACGCAGCGACCGGGAAGCTGCTCATTCCGCGGGTTGCCCTACCGGGCTTCGATTTCGTGAGCGTGGTCGCGGGAGCGTAAAAGGTCCGCGGCCTACCCGCGGCGACGGAGCACTCCGTCGGCACGCTTGCGGCCGCGCCGCACGTTCGAGAGCAATCGGAGGTAAACGGGAGTAACGCGGTCCCAGTCGTAGCGATTCTCGACCAGCTGGCGCGCCTGAATCGCGAGGGATCGAGCAAGGGCCCGGTCCTCGATTACCTTCGCAACCGCTTCGGCGAATTCAGACGGGCGGTTTGCGATGAGGACGTGGCGACCGGGTTGGGCCGAGACTCCGGAGATCCCGAGGGTCGTGGAGACGACTGGGACGCCGGCGGCCATGGCCTCGAGAACCTTGAAACGAACACCGCTGCCCATGCGCATCGGAACCACCGCGACGTCTGCCCGCGCCAATTCGCTGCCGATATCCTCCACGTATCCGAGGGGTTCGACTCCATCGCCCCGAATCCGCTCGGTGCCCCGGCCGGCAAGGCGGAGGCGGACGCGCGGGAGGCGAGCCCGCACGAGGGGAAGGACGCTGCGGGTGAGCCACCGCACCGCGTCCGCGTTCGGCCGATACGCGAGGGAGCCGGCGAAGAAAAGCGTGTCGTTCGGCTCCGGACGAGGCTCGCGGAACGGCATGCCCGAG encodes the following:
- a CDS encoding CoA transferase; this translates as MGAPDASPSALDGLRVLDLAGPMGAYCGKLLADLGADVLRIEPPTGDPSRRLPPYYQDQPGLERSLFYWHFNTNKRGLTLDITKPAGQDLFLRLIPTADVVIETYAPGYLASLGLGYEDLDAINSGIIVTSITPFGQTGPYSHYLGGELIGQAAGGLLWMCGWPDRRPVMMGGGPAMHQASAEGAAGALLALEFRELTGRGQQVDVSVQACMPLTLMASMPEYHRLGVLRQPRVGNFHGSALNGMFACSDGYADFRFRGRPGQWTNLVEWLASEGMAEDLEDEKYRDAVFRRQKEVYEHIDEVFQRFIVRYTREEAMDLSQRKGLEVGAVYTAEDILADPQLQERGFFVDVPNEHLGRTFRYPGGPYTLSETPWRLRRRAPILGEHNDEIYGGELGLTETELRGLRADGAI
- a CDS encoding cupin domain-containing protein, with product MAATQAPAPFQVAKVRPPLVARGKISNQLARAGMLNIGVQVIAPDGGETNLHAHPGVDSAWMVLAGKAVFYTTGDAVVAELDRNDVITIPAGTPYWFKAGSDENLVILHMTVRNPDIKGTPRIDYAPPIEKPREIIPGAFFEG
- the nadD gene encoding nicotinate-nucleotide adenylyltransferase translates to MKRRLGVIGGTFDPIHLAHLVAAQEAAYARGLDEVLFVPAAEPPHKRGEPVTDVRHRLAMTRLAIADNPRFRLSTIETDRGGVSYTVDTLRALAAEGDDLCFIVGMDSLADLPAWHDPAGILALAEIAAVFRSGWERFDVNQLVAKIPSADGRIALVEMPALDISSTEIRRRVAASRPIRYFVPDAVAAYIDEHGLYRG
- a CDS encoding zf-HC2 domain-containing protein, whose protein sequence is MTEPKESPAGGAYRELVELHAQQVYAYIYFLLFDEASADSLAVDSFRQLWRGLRRGEILGDAVEQLYRQATRLALRHSRKADGGRRGRQRAEQGRNENEAFRIIAPFAPDQKAAVLLAVWGKLGDRVAGVATGLGHRRVRDLVFAARQEFRAARRMDKPPSALCERMAPILSARRDGDISDDERASLNEHLPGCASCRETEAIFAEFDSVLSRLPSPAGADAVRERALAATVESPERRGVLRRLARLASAPALLVISLMVLVVIFRDCSAPSIKTGAGRTSDVAFVRSPDGILLLDTGSGRDLGRVAAGVVAPDGERVFSVRSGCRGNGAQTTLLRTDVSTLKSTEVGCIDGQLVPVAADDIAGVLYLADTTADPRSLVAVDVQTLKERASMRAPTDISGVFDPSTTILAGDRSALYTVGAVNGAPTATGAVLKIDLTSLEIAGRVTFPSSEPGSIDVIPSDEGRILAYDRVGGRIRELDLKTGQVVRAIDMPGNQTAQQGASSQPSRHTMALSPDGSTLYVAPPTAGILVLDVGIGQVMRLMNPDRRYSALAMSTDGTMLYGIEADGAYVVLDAATGKLLIPRVALPGFDFVSVVAGA